The Flavobacterium sp. 102 genomic interval ATGCTTTTATTGCTTCAACCGCAGTAATGAAGTTTTTAAGTCCGTATACAGTAATGCTTACTATCAATTTGGAACCTATTTACGGAATTATTTTAGCCGTATTAATCTTCGAAGAAAAAGAAAAAATGAGTTTCGAATTTTATATCGGAGCCGCTATTATTTTATTAACCGTAATTTTAAATGCTATTCTAAAAAGTAGAAAGGCGTCATTAAATAAAGGTTAGTCAAAGGTTAATTTTTGTTTAAAACTAATCCGGCAGAATTGCTTTTTATCACAATTTAAAATTTTATATTTGCTATTCGATTAAACAAAACAAACAACCCTATGGAATATTTGGATTTTGAACTTCCTATCAAGGAATTAGAAGATCAACTCGATAAATGTCAAATCATCGGTGCCGAATCCAATGTTGATGTCACCGCTACTTGTAAACAAATTGAAAAAAAGTTAGAGGAAACCAAAAGGAAAATCTACAAAAATTTAACCGCTTGGCAACGTGTACAATTATCACGTCATCCTAACAGACCTTATACTTTAGAGCATATTACTAATTTAACCAAAGGCACTTTCTTAGAAATGTTTGGCGACAGAAATTTCAAAGATGACAAAGCCATGGTTGGTGGTTTAGGCAAAATTGACGGTCAATCTTTCATGTTAATTGGACAACAAAAAGGAATCAATACTAAAATGCGTCAGTTGCGTAATTTCGGTATGGCTAGTCCTGAAGGCTATCGTAAAGCGTTGCGTTTGATGAAAATGGCGGAAAAATTTAATCTTCCTGTAGTAACCCTTATTGACACTCCGGGAGCATTCCCAGGATTGGAAGCTGAAGAACGCGGACAAGGAGAAGCGATTGCCAGAAATATTTTGGAAATGGTGCGTTTAAAAGTGCCGATTATTTGTGTAATTATTGGAGAAGGTGCTTCAGGTGGCGCTCTAGGAATAGGCGTTGGTGACCGAGTATTGATGATGGAAAACACTTGGTATTCTGTTATTTCTCCTGAATCTTGTTCATCTATTTTATGGAAAAGCTGGGAATATAAAGAACAAGCAGCCGAAGCCTTGAAACTGACTTCAACCGACATGAAAAAGATGAAACTAGTTGATGATGTGATTCCGGAACCATTAGGTGGTGCTCATTACGATAAAGAAACTACATTTAAAACTGTTGAACAATATATCATGAAAGCGTTTAACGAATTGAAAGATTTATCAACAGAAGAATTAGTGTCTCAAAGGATGGACAAATACAGCAAGATGGGCGAATACAAGGAATAAATTCTCACAAAATATATCTTAATCCGGAGCCCAATGGTTTCGGATTTTTTTTTGGTTGTTAACAAAAAACACAAACTTATAAACATTGGCTTTGAATAACTCAATCCCAAAAATTTGGCTAAAATTGCTACTTTCGTTTCATGGAAAATCTCAGAAATATTAACCCTATCAAAGTAGATAAAACTACCATCATCAACTTAGAAAAAGGAAAACTCCCGCCACAAGTGATGGATTTGGAAGAAGCGGTGTTGGGTGCGATGATGATTGATAAAAAAGGCGTCGATGAGGTAATTGATATTCTCCAACCCGATGCTTTTTACAAAGACGCTCACAAACACATTTTTGAAGCGATTTTTCAGTTATTCACAGATTCTCAACCCATTGACTTATTAACAGTTTCGGCTCAATTAAAAAAGAGTGCGAAGTTGGATTTAGCCGGTGGCGATTTTTACTTAATCCAGCTTACGCAAAAGATATCGTCTTCCGCACACATTGAATTCCACTCGAGAATTATTCTTCAGAAATACATCCAACGAAGCTTAATCAAAATCTCTTCGGAAATCATCGAAGAATCTTATGATGAATCAACCGATGTATTCGATTTGTTAGACAAAGCCGAATCCAAATTATACGAAGTTACCCAAGGGAATATCAAGCGAAGCTCAGAAACTGCCCAAAGTTTGGTAATCCAAGCCAAGAAAAGAATCGAAGAAATCGCTAATAAAGAAGGTTTGAGCGGAATCGCAACCGGTTTTGAAAAACTGGACAAAGTGACTTCAGGTTGGCAACCATCCGATTTAATTATCATCGCGGCTCGTCCGGGTATGGGTAAAACCGCCTTTGTATTGTCGATGGCGAGAAACATAGCCATTGATTTCGGTCATCCGGTAGCTTTGTTCTCATTAGAGATGTCATCGGTACAGTTAATCACCCGTTTGATTTCCTCAGAAACCGGTTTGTCATCAGAAAAACTAAGAACCGGAAAACTGGAAAAACACGAATGGGAGCAATTGTCTACCAAAGTAAAAGATTTAGAAAAAGCACCTTTGTATATTGACGATACGCCATCGCTTTCTATCTTCGATTTAAGAGCCAAAGCAAGACGTCTGTCGTCACAACACGGCATCAAGATGATTATAGTTGATTACCTTCAATTGATGACCGCAGGCGGAAGTAATGGCAAAGGCGGCGGAAACCGTGAACAGGAAATCTCAACCATTTCGAGAAACTTAAAAGCTCTTGCCAAGGAATTAGAAGTTCCGGTAATTGCGTTATCACAGTTGTCTCGTGCCGTGGAAACTCGTGGCTCGAGTAAAAGACCTTTATTGTCCGACTTACGTGAATCCGGTGCGATTGAGCAAGATGCCGATATCGTATCGTTTATCTATCGTCCGGAATACTATAAAATTGACGAATGGGATGATGACGAACAATCGCCAACTGCCGGTCAGGCCGAATTTATTATCGCAAAACACCGTAACGGTTCGTTGGAAAATATCAGACTGAAATTCATTGGAAACCTTGGTAAGTTCGATAACTTAGAAGAATATAGCGGCGGATTTGACGATTTGCCTTCGAAAATGAACCACGATGACAATCCGTTTATGACGAAGAATTTACCATCACCCAACGAAGCTTTCGGTAGCAATATCAACCGAAACGATGACGACAGCGACGTTCCATTCTAAAAATATTAATCCCGAGTAATCGGGATTTTTTTTATGTTTTTCTTCACAGTAATTCTGTTATCTTTGAATTTAAATATGGCTACAAATGTTTAAAAAGTCACTCTATATATTTCTAATACTGATTTCCTTTTCTGTAAAGGCGAATTTCTTATTGTTACCAATGGATGAAGTATCACAGAAAAACCACTTAAAAGCCTACGGAATTACTTATTGGGCTTTAGACAAGCAATACAAAGCGAGTTGGTTACTGAACTACCGCGGTGGTTCATTTTTGTTACCCGATGTGGCTGAAATTCGCAAAGAATGTCAAATCCGAGGCGTAAGTTTTGAAGTGGTATCCGATGGAGAAATGCAGAATATTTTAGCCGAAATCGCGAGTCCGTCGCAGAATATGGAAACCGTTGTTTTAGAAAAAGCCCCAAAGATTGCGGTTTATTCGCCACCGGGAAAACAACCTTGGGACGATGCGGTAACGATGGTGTTGACTTATGCCGAGATTCCGTTTAAAGTAGTTTATGATGAAGAAGTGCTTAGTGACCAATTAATTTTATACGATTGGTTGCACTTGCACCACGAAGATTTTACCGGACAATATGGAAAGTTTTATGGAGCGTACCGAAACGCACCTTGGTATATCGAACAAAAGAAATCCGCTGAAGCTTTGGCCACGAAATTAGGTTTTCCTAAAGTGTCGACAGAGAAATTAGCGGTAGCCAAAAAAATACGCGACTTTGTAATTGGTGGCGGTTTTATGTTTGCGATGTGTTCGGCAACAGATAGTTTTGATATTGCACTTTCTGCCGAAGGTGTTGATATTTGCGAACCGATGTTTGATGGCGACAACAGCGATGCCAATTACCAATCACAAATTGATTACAGCAGAACCTTTGCTTTCAAGAATTTTATTTTAGATAGAAAACCGGAACACTATGAGTTCTCGGATATTGATATGACCGAAAAACGTCGTATTCCTTTCGAAAAAGACTATTTCACTTTAATGGAATTTTCAGCCAAATGGGATGTGATTCCGAGTATGTTGTGCCAAAATCATACCCAATTGGTCAAAGGTTTTATGGGACAAACGACAGCATTTGACAGCAATTTGATTAAATCCAATGTGTTGACCTTGGGTAAAAATGAATTGAATGACGAAGCGCGTTATATCCATGGTCAAAAAGGAAAAGGATTTTTCACGTTCTACGGCGGTCATGATCCGGAAGATTACCAACATCGAGTAGGTGATGAGCCAACAGTGCTAGACTTGCATCCAACTTCACCCGGATTCCGTTTGATCTTGAACAATGTATTATTTCCGGCGGCGAGAAAGAAACCTCAGAAAACCTAACAATTTTAATCACGAATAAGAAATCCCAAATTCCAATTCACTTCGACTCCCGAAGTTTCGGGACAGTGTGACAATTGGAATTTGGGATTTTTTAGCCCCGATAGAGCCGATATCCTCACGTAGTTTACGGAGTGAGATAAAGGCGAAAGCGGGAAATAGCTCCTACTTATTATTATCAATCACGTAGTTCAGTACTTTTTGAATTAAATGCACACGATCTTTACCGGTTACATTGTGTTTGTGCATTGGGTAAGGAAAATAATCTACCTGTTTTCCGGCCTCAACGAACTTTTTTACTAACGATAAATTGTGTTGTTCCACCACGACATCATCGTTTGTTCCGTGAATTAAAAGCAGTTTGCCTCTTAGGTTTTTTACGTAATTGTATACGGTAGTTTCTTCAAAACCTTTAGGGTTTTCAGTTGGTGTGTCCATATAACGTTCGCCGTACATGGCTTCATACCATTTCCAGTCGATTACCGGTCCGCCGGCAACGCCTACTTTAAAGGTATCGGCTTTACGCAACATCAAAGAAGTGGTCATGAATCCGCCGTAACTCCAACCGTGAACCGCCAAGCGATTTCCGTCAACAAAAGGAAGCGATTTTAAATAATCGACACCTTTCAATTGGTCATCCATTTCGTTTACACCTAAATTTCCATGAATGATGCTTTCAAAAGCAAAACCTCTGTTGTCCGAACCGCGATTGTCAACCGTGAAAACCAAATAACCTTGTTCTGCCATCCAATACATCCACAAATTGGCACCATCTAAAAACGAATTGGTAATCATTTGCGCATGTGGTCCGCCGTAAACGTAGACTAATACCGGGTATTTTTTGGTTGGATCAAAGTTACTCGGCTTAATCAAACGTGTGTATAAATCGGTTGTTCCGTCAGCTGATTTGATGGTTTTGATTTCGGCTGTTCCGATTTCGTAACCATCGTATTTGTTTTTGCTCACCAAAAGTGTTTTGGCTTTCAAACTTTTGTCATACAACAATGATTTTGAGGGCGTATCGTGGTTTGAAAATTCATCAAAAAACCAATTGCCATCGCTGCTCGGAATTACATTGT includes:
- a CDS encoding acetyl-CoA carboxylase carboxyltransferase subunit alpha: MEYLDFELPIKELEDQLDKCQIIGAESNVDVTATCKQIEKKLEETKRKIYKNLTAWQRVQLSRHPNRPYTLEHITNLTKGTFLEMFGDRNFKDDKAMVGGLGKIDGQSFMLIGQQKGINTKMRQLRNFGMASPEGYRKALRLMKMAEKFNLPVVTLIDTPGAFPGLEAEERGQGEAIARNILEMVRLKVPIICVIIGEGASGGALGIGVGDRVLMMENTWYSVISPESCSSILWKSWEYKEQAAEALKLTSTDMKKMKLVDDVIPEPLGGAHYDKETTFKTVEQYIMKAFNELKDLSTEELVSQRMDKYSKMGEYKE
- the dnaB gene encoding replicative DNA helicase, coding for MENLRNINPIKVDKTTIINLEKGKLPPQVMDLEEAVLGAMMIDKKGVDEVIDILQPDAFYKDAHKHIFEAIFQLFTDSQPIDLLTVSAQLKKSAKLDLAGGDFYLIQLTQKISSSAHIEFHSRIILQKYIQRSLIKISSEIIEESYDESTDVFDLLDKAESKLYEVTQGNIKRSSETAQSLVIQAKKRIEEIANKEGLSGIATGFEKLDKVTSGWQPSDLIIIAARPGMGKTAFVLSMARNIAIDFGHPVALFSLEMSSVQLITRLISSETGLSSEKLRTGKLEKHEWEQLSTKVKDLEKAPLYIDDTPSLSIFDLRAKARRLSSQHGIKMIIVDYLQLMTAGGSNGKGGGNREQEISTISRNLKALAKELEVPVIALSQLSRAVETRGSSKRPLLSDLRESGAIEQDADIVSFIYRPEYYKIDEWDDDEQSPTAGQAEFIIAKHRNGSLENIRLKFIGNLGKFDNLEEYSGGFDDLPSKMNHDDNPFMTKNLPSPNEAFGSNINRNDDDSDVPF
- a CDS encoding asparagine synthetase B, encoding MFKKSLYIFLILISFSVKANFLLLPMDEVSQKNHLKAYGITYWALDKQYKASWLLNYRGGSFLLPDVAEIRKECQIRGVSFEVVSDGEMQNILAEIASPSQNMETVVLEKAPKIAVYSPPGKQPWDDAVTMVLTYAEIPFKVVYDEEVLSDQLILYDWLHLHHEDFTGQYGKFYGAYRNAPWYIEQKKSAEALATKLGFPKVSTEKLAVAKKIRDFVIGGGFMFAMCSATDSFDIALSAEGVDICEPMFDGDNSDANYQSQIDYSRTFAFKNFILDRKPEHYEFSDIDMTEKRRIPFEKDYFTLMEFSAKWDVIPSMLCQNHTQLVKGFMGQTTAFDSNLIKSNVLTLGKNELNDEARYIHGQKGKGFFTFYGGHDPEDYQHRVGDEPTVLDLHPTSPGFRLILNNVLFPAARKKPQKT